The stretch of DNA GCTTCTAAGAGTATGGACAATGCAGAAAAAGGCGCGAACGGCAAAAATACAGAGAACGGTGGAGAAACCCAGACGAATGGTATTCATACCCTGTTCGGACCGGTAACGGACACGCTTCGTCACATGCCACATAGCAAGTTCCAAACATTCTGTTACGAATCGCGTGGGGCGATTGAAAGGTGGCGATTGAACGGCGCCGACAGGGGGAATACCCGTGATGTCGGGTACTGTATTCTGCAAGCCGGCAGTCAGCATACGCTTTCCAGTCAGGATATTGGGTTGAAGGAGGACACGGCGCTTGCATTGGTGCTTGCTCTCGTGGCAGTGCTGATTGATCTGGTTTTGCCTGGCAACGCGTTGCCTCTGGTCTTGATGGTTTTCCTTTCGTGGATTATTTCTACGCTTCCCAGTTTTATTAATCTTCATCGGTGGAAGAAAGAAGTGCAATCCAGCGGGGAAACGGTTCTTATCGATGGGTGATTAAATATGGGATCCGTCAATTTTTACCCGCCATGTCGAAAATAGTATGGCAATGTGTATTCCGCTATTCTTGTGATAAACATTATTATCCATGCATAGGTTGTGTGTTCAGAGGTATCTAGGATATGGAGGCTTGAATATGTCAGGAAAATCTGAGGTAAACGATGACGTATTCAGGGTTGAGGACGGCGAGGCGCCCCTCAAACTGAGTAACGAACGTCAGGTTTTCCGCGAGCAGGGCGGTGCGGATTTCACTGTGACGGCGGTGGGCGCCGTGGCCAAGCGGACCGGCGAAAAGATGACCCTCCATTTCGCTTCGGTCAAGGACGACCGGCCGGGAGCCGTGTGCGTTGCGGTAATCAAAGCTGCAGAAGGCCCTGACTTCGAGGACCGTTACCTTGTTGCACGTCACTGGCGGGCTTCGGTGGGACAGTGGGAATGGGAGTTTCCGCGCGGTATGGGCGAGCCGGGCGAGACGATCGAGGAGACCTCGGTGCGCGAACTGCACGAAGAGACCGGGATTTCCTCCGATGTCGGGCAGATTCGGTTTTTGCAGATCATCCATGCTGATGCCGGCGTATTGCGAGACAATATCGCGGTCACTGCTGTTGAGTTTTCCAGTGACGAAGAGCGTCGGGAAGCCTTGGCCAAGGTGCCGGCAGAAAGCGGTGATGTGGAAAAAGTACC from Bifidobacterium sp. ESL0800 encodes:
- a CDS encoding NUDIX hydrolase, whose translation is MSGKSEVNDDVFRVEDGEAPLKLSNERQVFREQGGADFTVTAVGAVAKRTGEKMTLHFASVKDDRPGAVCVAVIKAAEGPDFEDRYLVARHWRASVGQWEWEFPRGMGEPGETIEETSVRELHEETGISSDVGQIRFLQIIHADAGVLRDNIAVTAVEFSSDEERREALAKVPAESGDVEKVPEESGDGGRSPSYARRTETDCRPGIDWELSHMRWVAESDLKRYIAQGGIVDGITLSSFFLYLLRR